In Alloyangia pacifica, the following proteins share a genomic window:
- a CDS encoding type III PLP-dependent enzyme produces the protein MRIDPTLSPTPESWLAANAPDEPVFLFHPGRLAEVAREFLTGFPGLVTYAVKANPAPEMIRVLHAAGITAFDVASPAEMALVRAEAPGAILHYHNPVRSAAEIVSGLEAGCVSWSVDRMAELEKLAGLPRGTEIAVRLKLPVAGAAYDFGAKFGATPEQAVQLLRRVESLGFTPSITFHPGTQCTSPAPWGRYINEAAAVARSAGVTLHRLNVGGGFPAHRDTGKPDLQAIFGTIREAAQGAFDSPPHLVCEPGRALAAEALTLATRVKGVHDEAVFLNDGVYGGLAEWRDIAPMDRVRAVSRSGALLTGAQTRRVVFGPTCDSIDRLPELLPLPCDLTEGDYLLFEGMGAYSRALVTGFNGYGVRRVVEIENQD, from the coding sequence ATGCGGATCGATCCCACCCTTTCCCCGACCCCGGAATCCTGGCTCGCGGCCAATGCCCCAGACGAACCGGTGTTCCTTTTCCACCCGGGGAGGCTTGCGGAGGTTGCCCGCGAGTTCCTGACCGGCTTTCCGGGTCTCGTGACCTATGCGGTCAAGGCCAATCCCGCGCCCGAGATGATCCGTGTCTTGCATGCGGCGGGCATCACCGCCTTCGACGTGGCCTCTCCCGCCGAGATGGCGCTGGTCCGGGCCGAGGCGCCGGGGGCGATCTTGCACTACCACAACCCGGTGCGGTCGGCGGCGGAAATCGTGTCGGGTCTGGAGGCGGGTTGCGTCTCGTGGTCGGTGGACCGGATGGCCGAGCTGGAGAAGCTGGCAGGCCTGCCGCGCGGCACCGAGATCGCCGTGCGGCTCAAGCTGCCTGTGGCGGGGGCGGCCTATGACTTCGGCGCCAAGTTCGGAGCCACACCGGAGCAGGCCGTTCAGTTGCTGCGGCGGGTGGAGTCGCTGGGGTTCACCCCCTCGATCACCTTCCACCCGGGCACGCAATGCACCAGCCCCGCGCCTTGGGGACGTTACATCAACGAGGCTGCCGCGGTGGCGCGCTCGGCCGGAGTCACGCTGCACCGGCTCAACGTCGGCGGCGGCTTCCCCGCGCACCGCGATACGGGCAAGCCCGACCTGCAGGCCATCTTCGGCACCATCCGCGAGGCGGCGCAGGGCGCCTTCGACAGTCCACCGCATCTGGTCTGCGAGCCGGGGCGCGCGCTGGCCGCCGAGGCGCTGACGCTGGCCACACGCGTCAAGGGGGTGCACGACGAGGCGGTCTTTCTCAACGACGGCGTCTACGGCGGTCTGGCCGAATGGCGCGACATCGCGCCGATGGACCGGGTCCGCGCGGTCAGCCGCAGCGGCGCCCTCCTCACCGGCGCACAAACCCGCCGCGTGGTCTTCGGTCCGACCTGCGACAGCATCGACCGGCTGCCCGAATTGCTGCCACTGCCATGCGACCTCACGGAAGGCGACTACCTGCTCTTCGAGGGCATGGGGGCCTATTCCCGGGCGCTCGTCACCGGGTTCAATGGCTACGGCGTGCGCAGAGTCGTGGAAATCGAAAATCAGGACTGA
- a CDS encoding Lrp/AsnC family transcriptional regulator, with the protein MRQIDDKTIQIDETDRQLIALLEADARLPVADLARKLGLARTTVQARIDRLLARGIIAGFTLRRGAALKAPIRATVLVCIEPRSQPEVLARLRQMPAVEAAHTTSGRVDLLVQVSARSTEELDATLDKIAEARGVRSSESLIHLSTKLNRAG; encoded by the coding sequence ATGCGACAGATTGACGACAAGACCATTCAGATTGACGAAACCGACCGGCAGCTCATCGCGCTGCTCGAGGCGGATGCACGGCTGCCGGTGGCCGATCTCGCCCGCAAGCTGGGGCTGGCGCGGACCACGGTTCAGGCGCGTATCGACCGGCTGCTGGCACGCGGCATCATCGCCGGCTTCACCCTGCGCCGCGGCGCCGCGCTGAAGGCGCCGATCCGCGCCACGGTTCTCGTGTGCATCGAGCCGCGCAGCCAGCCCGAAGTTCTCGCCCGGCTGCGCCAGATGCCGGCGGTCGAGGCGGCGCATACGACCTCGGGGCGGGTCGACCTGCTGGTTCAGGTGAGCGCCCGCAGCACCGAGGAGCTCGATGCCACGCTCGACAAGATCGCAGAGGCGCGCGGGGTAAGAAGCTCAGAGAGCCTGATCCATCTCAGCACGAAGCTGAACCGGGCGGGGTAG
- a CDS encoding primosomal protein N', whose protein sequence is MDDFYDEGTLISVLTTQPLDRLLDYKAPVGGCAQGSYVEVPLGPRKVLGVVWGPGQGGFDPAKVRAAFRVLDAPPMRAELREFLERAADYTLTPRTAMLRLATRAPGLGDGPAMRKIYRRGEAEPDRMTDARRRVLEVLDEMGGLSLTLKELADAAGVTSSVVKGLAKQGAVREEEAPRDTAFARLDPDYGGKALTEDQAAAAEVLRDGVRSGSYGTVLLKGVTGSGKTEVYLEAVAECLRRGRQALVLLPEIALTSEFLTRVEARFGARPAEWHSGVTVTERRRVWRQVAEGGAQLVVGARSALFLPFRDLGLTVVDEEHDTSYKQEEGVLYNARDMAVLRASICAGRVVLASATPSLESWANADAGKYQRLDLVSRFGPAVMPQMRALDMRGEDLPGSRWISPSLQAAVKRRIAQGEQSLLFLNRRGYAPVTICRACGHQIACPHCDARMVEHRFQQRLICHQCGESTPKPEKCPSCEVEGKLAAVGPGVERLAEEAAEVFPDARLAVLSSDLFGSARQLKAEIEKIAMGGADIVIGTQLVAKGHNFPNLTLVGVIDADLGLQGSDLRAAERTFQLMRQVAGRAGRAEKPGTALLQTFQPEHPVIRAILSGDEEGFWKAEADERRAAGMPPYGRLAGVILSSTEVQEVFDLGAAMARQDGPLRRIGAQVYGPAPAPIARVRGRHRVRLLVKAPKGVALQSALAEWAGQFRLKGELRMAIDIDPQSFF, encoded by the coding sequence ATGGATGACTTCTACGACGAAGGCACGCTGATCTCGGTGCTGACCACGCAGCCCCTTGACCGGCTGCTGGACTACAAGGCGCCGGTGGGGGGCTGCGCGCAGGGGTCCTACGTCGAGGTGCCGCTGGGGCCGCGCAAGGTGCTGGGCGTGGTCTGGGGGCCGGGGCAGGGAGGGTTCGACCCGGCCAAGGTCCGCGCCGCCTTCCGGGTGCTCGATGCGCCCCCCATGCGTGCCGAGCTGCGCGAGTTTCTCGAACGTGCCGCCGATTACACGCTGACCCCGCGCACCGCCATGCTGCGCCTTGCCACCCGCGCGCCGGGGCTCGGCGACGGGCCGGCGATGCGCAAGATCTACCGCCGCGGCGAGGCCGAGCCGGACCGGATGACCGATGCCCGGCGCCGGGTGCTGGAGGTGCTCGACGAGATGGGCGGCCTGTCGCTGACACTCAAAGAGCTGGCCGATGCCGCCGGGGTGACCTCTTCGGTGGTCAAGGGTCTCGCCAAGCAGGGGGCGGTGCGCGAGGAGGAGGCGCCGCGCGATACCGCCTTTGCCCGGCTCGATCCCGACTACGGCGGCAAGGCGCTGACCGAGGATCAGGCCGCCGCCGCCGAGGTGCTGCGCGACGGTGTGCGTTCGGGCAGCTATGGTACGGTGCTGCTGAAGGGGGTGACCGGCTCGGGCAAGACCGAGGTCTACCTTGAAGCCGTGGCCGAATGCCTGCGCAGGGGCCGACAGGCGCTGGTGCTGCTGCCCGAGATCGCGCTGACCTCGGAGTTCCTCACCCGGGTCGAGGCCCGCTTCGGCGCGCGCCCTGCCGAATGGCACTCGGGCGTCACGGTGACCGAGCGCCGGCGGGTCTGGCGGCAGGTGGCCGAGGGCGGCGCGCAGCTGGTGGTGGGCGCGCGTTCGGCGCTCTTCCTGCCGTTCCGTGACCTGGGCCTGACGGTCGTCGATGAGGAACACGACACCTCCTACAAGCAGGAGGAGGGCGTGCTTTACAACGCCCGCGACATGGCGGTGCTGCGCGCCTCGATCTGCGCGGGGCGGGTGGTGCTGGCCTCTGCGACTCCCTCGCTCGAGAGCTGGGCCAATGCCGACGCGGGCAAGTACCAGCGGCTCGATCTGGTCTCGCGCTTCGGTCCGGCGGTGATGCCGCAGATGCGGGCGCTCGACATGCGCGGCGAGGATCTGCCGGGCAGCCGCTGGATCTCGCCCTCCTTGCAGGCGGCGGTGAAGCGGCGGATCGCGCAGGGTGAACAGTCGCTGCTGTTTCTCAACCGGCGCGGCTATGCCCCGGTCACCATCTGCCGCGCCTGCGGCCACCAGATCGCCTGCCCGCATTGCGACGCGCGCATGGTCGAGCACCGCTTCCAGCAGCGGCTGATCTGCCACCAGTGCGGCGAGAGCACGCCGAAGCCCGAAAAATGCCCCTCCTGCGAGGTCGAGGGCAAGCTGGCGGCGGTGGGGCCGGGGGTCGAGCGGCTGGCCGAGGAGGCAGCCGAGGTCTTTCCCGACGCCCGGCTGGCGGTGCTGTCGTCGGACCTCTTCGGCTCGGCACGGCAGCTCAAGGCCGAGATCGAGAAGATTGCCATGGGCGGGGCCGACATCGTCATCGGCACGCAGCTTGTCGCCAAGGGGCACAACTTTCCCAACCTGACGCTGGTGGGGGTGATCGACGCCGACCTCGGGCTGCAGGGCTCGGACCTGCGGGCGGCGGAGCGGACCTTCCAGCTGATGCGGCAGGTGGCCGGGCGTGCCGGTCGGGCCGAGAAGCCGGGCACGGCGCTCCTGCAGACCTTCCAGCCCGAGCACCCGGTGATCCGGGCGATCCTCTCGGGCGACGAGGAGGGGTTCTGGAAGGCCGAGGCGGACGAGCGCCGCGCGGCCGGGATGCCGCCCTATGGCCGTCTGGCGGGGGTGATCCTGTCCTCGACTGAGGTGCAGGAGGTCTTTGACCTCGGCGCGGCGATGGCACGGCAGGACGGGCCGCTGCGGCGCATCGGAGCGCAGGTCTACGGGCCGGCGCCGGCGCCCATCGCCCGCGTGCGCGGGCGGCACCGGGTGCGGTTGCTGGTCAAGGCGCCGAAGGGCGTCGCGCTGCAGTCGGCGCTCGCCGAATGGGCCGGGCAGTTCCGTCTGAAGGGCGAGTTGCGCATGGCGATCGACATCGACCCGCAGAGCTTTTTCTGA